From Nerophis lumbriciformis linkage group LG09, RoL_Nlum_v2.1, whole genome shotgun sequence, one genomic window encodes:
- the ltn1 gene encoding E3 ubiquitin-protein ligase listerin isoform X2, with protein sequence MGGKNKQRTKGNVRPSSSGRAAEVLTREGGAIPGFVGFDTTLTSELSYVPALHGAEEIDNLVDADFRLVLRKLSKRDVVTRLKAVQDFGSMCQERDAEDVKGVLPYWPRIYCKISVDHDRRIREGTQLAFEQLVLKVRRSLAPFLKSLMGHWILSQCDMYTPAASAARRAFQAAFSAAKQPEALSFCKDEILNVLQDVLLKDTADTLSDPQSLTEDEREAKYMRMLTSSLLGVKRLLSLLPQNDMATMEQGLAVLVSPAKFWKYSRHKAPQVRGAFFEMLCTVCELTPELAQAEAARLCPAVLLSIDDTDPLVLPAVWEAVLHVTSSIPDCWTHVNAKKGFLPKLWALLKEGGKGMAKALHPNLMPFLSKLPQEVTDPALDFYTTFFTSLIDGFSSERAASSSSESAVIVTSTIECLRFCILCHAADDEDAEDHQRKIRTMLISQQLLPLLERSLENPTLQNGPLFLLVTEMLVSWEKRAGSESKGVFQGLVADFWEELGLVFTRLADNEEADPQALEGISALLQVMRYPERVNRRHAQKKKSVKICLSESGDAEGAEVKQTALLAASPCGSPQTRHFEEVVCQLVQLCLVHVNERCSERHLVFLSLLLQSFHTSKIFSMLVELDDKGEGSASNPAARFLLERIVPWLADKERKETEHLVEMVFSSLSCCSRQETARILNHITMMGLHCGITLQIIQRACIDDDTLASCRDWLKGSVLGEHLLCLTQELCKVGPGRSDPASSRPSWTLISLVLSQHHNKEPLIGAVYMEKILEKLHATLSETKSLSDAGNMEPLVSFICDVASTFFSSVQDCLLLPSAEELLLTVFQLVAVDQTHTYLSDSLMDNMRKLCVTGVQSLVQHSESEVTEGGFLHSAALWVKSRLLTATLDIKSLQYLVVAIQSVVETITSVCDQESTILAQFFTYLMPSVTGWTKLRQALPSHWIKTPLLTSRYRGVCDTPSVDTWKFKTLNALPAHLCASALLGKVTLSNPKSGDCQPLLPNLVHTELLYALQWCKEVEYTPALISTYHSLLTEWGLLEGLQVLLANNELLETLYSRCVEEGGLWSLTLKNYIHANNLASTHSVRLRKLYSTVDSLLPVTPSTLSTLQVLCPTMSQKDRETLVTLATAGIINWEEDNNVYGSVAVLLCCLEADTQVEEELVQAVLATMMEWRNRKEDWFLFGSDLSKATTQQLNLTLELIRFLSWLVKHSLTVLGSSQWDFLLCAMLAWLETASENISGLWNPWVQLFACESIYLILNLSQFFASSPPDVLKKLPSELEGEWRDFFLDGIYNLMLPMPVRITEAFKEPDDPVFPLAVLQSLGVALTYVPVQQLNQNNLPAKFVADQKTNLPQPLQTLLNTFCPLLLFKARPLQVTVYHLLAKVMPQLPECDGEGDSNKSEDEGDETSLSPPAALMAMLSTCEELCDSILAGLQVGEFAVVSPHSVEYSCILGYLLAWKLLLTFFKSSPSHLRAHYAQYLKKTCSLNKLLLHLFKLMPENPIYLGQAPEPRDSKTFFTETLTLAVDRRDNIEWELPHLACSVYYSTVQDLPAMVRLWWNSQEKRVSGAVEKFTTKYVSPILSAEEISSVHGSTQMFDSMTVKARSAAREVIATYSVDDIFIELVIQLPQSYPLGSIVVESGRRVGVSVQQWRNWMLQLSTYLTHQNGSIMEGLALWKNNVDKRFEGIEDCMICFSVIHGSNYSLPKKACRTCKKKFHSACLYKWFTSSNKSTCPLCRETFF encoded by the exons AGAACTAAAGGCAACGTTCGG CCGTCAAGTAGCGGCCGGGCTGCCGAGGTACTGACCCGGGAAGGTGGGGCAATCCCCGGCTTTGTTGGTTTCGACACGACGCTCACGTCTGAGCTGAGCTACGTTCCTGCTTTGCATGGCGCAGAGGAGATTGACAATCTGGTCGATGCAGACTTCAGATTAGTGCTCAGGAAACTTTCCAAGAGAGATGTTGTCACCAGGCTTAAA GCTGTGCAGGATTTTGGATCCATGTGTCAAGAGCGGGATGCTGAAGATGTCAAAGGGGTCCTTCCGTACTGGCCTCGGATTTACTGCAAGATTTCAGTG GACCACGATCGGCGCATCAGGGAGGGCACCCAGCTAGCCTTTGAGCAGCTGGTGCTTAAAGTGCGTCGCAGTTTAGCTCCCTTTCTGAAGAGCCTGATGGGCCACTGGATTCTGTCCCAGTGCGATATGTACACTCCTGCAGCATCCGCCGCACGCCGAGCCTTCCAGGCCGCCTTCTCGGCCGCCAAACAGCCGGAAGCCCTCAGCTTTTGCAAAGATGAGATCCTTAAT GTACTTCAAGATGTTTTATTAAAAGATACTGCAGACACTCTCAGCGATCCTCA AAGTCTGACAGAGGATGAACGAGAAGCCAAATATATGCGCATGCTGACCAGCTCTCTGCTGGGGGTGAAGAGACTGCTCTCCCTGTTGCCCCAAAACGACATGGCAACCATGGAGCAGGGACTGGCTGTCCTTGTAAGCCCTGCAAAGTTCTGGAAGTACAGCAGGCACAAAGCACCGCAG GTCAGAGGGGCGTTCTTCGAGATGCTGTGCACCGTGTGCGAGCTAACGCCAGAGCTCGCTCAGGCTGAAGCGGCACGCCTATGCCCGGCTGTCCTCCTCAGCATAGATGACACAGATCCTCTGGTGCTGCCCGCCGTGTGGGAGGCCGTTCTTCATGTCACGTCCTCCATACCC GACTGTTGGACACACGTGAATGCCAAAAAGGGCTTCTTGCCGAAACTGTGGGCTCTGTTAAAAGAAGGGGGCAAAGGCATGGCGAAAGCCCTCCATCCTAATTTAATGCCATTTCTCAGCAAACTGCCACAAGAGGTCACAGATCCAGCCTTGGACTTCTACACCACCTTCTTTACCTCACTCATAGACGG TTTTTCCAGTGAGCGTGCCGCCAGTAGCTCCTCAGAGAGCGCCGTCATTGTGACTTCCACCATAGAGTGCCTGAGGTTCTGCATCCTTTGCCATGCAGCTGACGATGAGGACGCGGAGGATCATCAGCGCAAAATACGCACCATGCTTATTTCACAGCAG CTCCTGCCGCTTCTAGAAAGGTCTCTTGAGAACCCCACCCTACAGAATGGTCCCCTTTTCCTCCTGGTAACCGAAATGCTCGTTTCATGGGAAAAGAGGGCGGGCAGCGAATCCAAAGGTGTCTTTCAAGGACTTGTGGCAGACTTCTGGGAGGAGCTTGGCCTTGTGTTCACGCGCCTCGCAGACAACGAGGAAGCAGATCCACAAGCCTTAGAGGGTATATCAGCCTTGCTGCAG GTGATGCGCTACCCTGAGAGAGTAAACAGAAGGCATGCACAGAAGAAAAAGTCTGTCAAGATCTGTTTATCTGAGTCGGGAGACGCCGAGGGCGCAGAGGTGAAACAGACGGCGCTTCTGGCAGCTAGTCCGTGCGGCTCCCCGCAGACCCGCCATTTTGAGGAAGTAGTGTGCCAGCTGGTGCAACTGTGCCTGGTGCATGTGAACGAGAGATGCTCGGAGAGACATCTCGTGTTCCTCTCGCTTCTGCTGCAGTCTTTTCACACCTCCAAGATCTTCAGT ATGTTGGTGGAACTGGATGACAAGGGTGAAGGGAGCGCGAGCAATCCGGCCGCGCGTTTCCTGCTAGAGCGAATAGTGCCGTGGCTGGCCGACAAGGAGCGGAAGGAGACGGAGCACCTGGTGGAGATGGTGTTTAGCTCGCTGTCATGCTGTAGCCGACAAGAGACCGCCCGCATCCTCAACCACATTACCATG ATGGGACTACATTGTGGAATCACTCTGCAAATCATCCAACGG GCGTGCATCGACGATGACACCCTTGCCAGTTGTAGAGACTGGCTCAAAGGTTCAGTTCTGGGCGAGCATCTACTCTGCCTAACTCAGGAGCTTTGCAAGGTCGGACCCGGTCGTTCTGACCCTGCTTCCAGCCGGCCCAGCTGGACCCTCATCAGCCTGGTGCTCTCGCAGCACCACAACAAAG AACCTCTGATCGGGGCGGTATACATGGAGAAGATATTGGAGAAGCTGCACGCCACGCTTTCGGAAACCAAGAGCCTATCAGACGCAGGCAACATGGAGCCGCTCGTGTCCTTCATCTGCGATGTGGCCTCTACCTTCTTCTCGTCAGTACAAGACTGCCTGCTTTTACCATCTGCCGAGGAACTCCTGCTCACTGTCTTCCAGCTTGTTGCTGTAGACCAAACACACACTTACCTATCAG ACTCACTCATGGATAACATGAGAAAGTTGTGCGTCACTGGGGTTCAGTCGCTGGTCCAACACTCAGAGTCTGAGGTGACGGAAGGTGGCTTCCTGCACAGTGCCGCCCTCTGGGTGAAAAGCAGGCTACTCACTGCGACTCTGGATATCAAAAG TTTGCAGTATTTAGTTGTGGCGATACAAAGTGTAGTCGAGACCATCACCTCTGTCTGCGATCAAGAATCCACCATCCTGGCCCAATTCTTTACCTACTTGATGCCAAGCGTTACGGGATGGACAAAACTCAGACAGGCCCTGCCTTCTCAC TGGATCAAGACCCCCTTGCTGACTAGCCGTTACAGGGGAGTTTGCGACACCCCCTCTGTCGACACGTGGAAATTCAAAACGCTAAATGCATTGCCAGCCCATTTGTGTGCAAGTGCGCTGCTCGGAAAGGTGACTCTCTCTAACCCAAAGAGCGGTGATTGCCAGCCGCTTTTGCCAAATCTAGTGCACACAG AGTTGCTGTATGCGCTGCAGTGGTGCAAGGAGGTGGAGTACACCCCGGCTCTTATTTCCACCTATCACAGCCTACTCACTGAGTGGGGGCTGTTGGAGGGTCTGCAGGTCCTTTTGGCAAACAACGAGCTGCTGGAGACACTCTACTCAAG ATGTGTCGAGGAGGGCGGTCTGTGGTCTCTGACACTAAAAAACTACATCCATGCCAACAACCTGGCATCCACTCACAGTGTGCGTCTGAGGAAACTGTACAGCACTGTTGATAG TTTGTTGCCAGTGACGCCGAGCACACTGAGCACGCTCCAGGTGCTTTGTCCCACTATGAGCCAGAAAGACCGAGAGACTCTGGTCACCCTTGCCACCGCGGGAATCATCAACTGGGAAGAGGACAACA ATGTGTACGGGAGTGTGGCAGTGCTTCTGTGTTGTCTGGAAGCTGACACACAAGTGGAAGAGGAGCTAGTGCAGGCTGTTCTGGCCACCATGATGGAGTGGAGGAACCGCAAGGAAGACTGGTTCCTCTTTGGCAG TGACTTATCTAAAGCAACTACACAACAGTTAAACCTGACGTTGGAGCTGATTCGTTTTCTGTCCTGGCTGGTGAAACACAGTCTGACAGTACTCGGCAGTAGCCAGTGGGATTTCTTACTCTGCGCTATGTTGGCCTGGTTGGAG ACCGCCAGCGAGAATATAAGCGGCTTGTGGAATCCATGGGTGCAACTGTTTGCGTGCGAGAGCATCTACCTGATCCTGAACTTAAGTCAGTTCTTCGCATCATCCCCGCCTGATGTCCTTAAGAAGCTGCCATCGGAACTGGAAGGGGAATGGAGAGACTTCTTTCTGGACGGAATTTACAACCTGATGCTACCCATGCCTGTCAGAATCACAG AGGCCTTCAAAGAACCAGACGACCCTGTCTTTCCTCTGGCTGTGCTGCAGTCGCTTGGTGTGGCGCTGACCTACGTGCCCGTGCAGCAGCTGAACCAAAACAACCTGCCAGCTAAATTCGTTGCAGACCAGAAGACGAACCTCCCGCAGCCTCTTCAGACGCTCCTCAACACTTTCTGTCCTCTGCTGCTGTTCAAGGCCAGGCCTCTGCAAGTCACTGTCTACCACTTATTGGCCAA GGTCATGCCTCAGCTTCCTGAATGTGATGGCGAAGGAGACAGTAACAAGTCAGAAGATGAGGGAGATGAGACAAGCCT CTCTCCTCCGGCCGCTCTGATGGCTATGTTGTCAACCTGCGAAGAGTTGTGCGACAGCATCCTGGCAGGACTTCAAGTAGGAGAGTTTGCGGTGGTGTCGCCTCACAGTGTGGAGTACTCCTGCATCCTGGGCTACCTGCTAGCTTGGAAACTGCTTCTCACCTTTTTTAAGTCCTCGCCGTCACAC CTGCGTGCCCATTACGCCCAGTATCTCAAGAAAACCTGCTCCCTCAACAAGCTCCTCCTCCACCTCTTCAAATTGATGCCTGAGAACCCCATCTACTTGGGCCAAGCACCAGAACCGCGAGACTCCAAAACCTTCTTCACAGAGACTCTCACCCTGGCAGTTGACA GAAGGGATAATATTGAGTGGGAGCTCCCCCACCTAGCGTGCAGTGTGTACTACAGCACGGTGCAGGACTTGCCCGCCATGGTGCGACTGTGGTGGAACAGTCAGGAAAAGCGTGTGAGCGGCGCTGTGGAGAAGTTTACCACCAAGTACGTGAGCCCGATTCTTTCAGCGGAGGAGATCTCGTCTGTCCACGGCAGCACACAAATGTTTGACAGCATGACG GTAAAAGCCCGCTCTGCTGCCAGGGAGGTGATTGCCACCTACTCTGTGGACGATATTTTCATCGAGCTGGTGATTCAGCTGCCGCAGAGCTACCCTCTGGGCTCCATCGTGGTGGAAAGTGGTAGACGGGTGGGCGTCTCTGTGCAGCAGTGGAGGAACTGGATGCTGCAGCTCAGCACATACCTCACACAtcag AACGGGAGCATAATGGAGGGCCTCGCGCTGTGGAAGAACAACGTCGACAAGCGTTTCGAGGGAATCGAGGACTGTATGATCTGCTTCTCGGTAATCCACGGCTCCAACTACTCGCTGCCCAAGAAGGCTTGTCGCACTTGCAAGAAGAAGTTCCACTCGGCATGCTTG TACAAATGGTTCACATCCAGCAACAAGTCCACTTGTCCACTGTGCAGGGAGACCTTCTTTTAA
- the ltn1 gene encoding E3 ubiquitin-protein ligase listerin isoform X1, with amino-acid sequence MGGKNKQRTKGNVRPSSSGRAAEVLTREGGAIPGFVGFDTTLTSELSYVPALHGAEEIDNLVDADFRLVLRKLSKRDVVTRLKAVQDFGSMCQERDAEDVKGVLPYWPRIYCKISVDHDRRIREGTQLAFEQLVLKVRRSLAPFLKSLMGHWILSQCDMYTPAASAARRAFQAAFSAAKQPEALSFCKDEILNVLQDVLLKDTADTLSDPQSLTEDEREAKYMRMLTSSLLGVKRLLSLLPQNDMATMEQGLAVLVSPAKFWKYSRHKAPQVRGAFFEMLCTVCELTPELAQAEAARLCPAVLLSIDDTDPLVLPAVWEAVLHVTSSIPDCWTHVNAKKGFLPKLWALLKEGGKGMAKALHPNLMPFLSKLPQEVTDPALDFYTTFFTSLIDGFSSERAASSSSESAVIVTSTIECLRFCILCHAADDEDAEDHQRKIRTMLISQQLLPLLERSLENPTLQNGPLFLLVTEMLVSWEKRAGSESKGVFQGLVADFWEELGLVFTRLADNEEADPQALEGISALLQVMRYPERVNRRHAQKKKSVKICLSESGDAEGAEVKQTALLAASPCGSPQTRHFEEVVCQLVQLCLVHVNERCSERHLVFLSLLLQSFHTSKIFSMLVELDDKGEGSASNPAARFLLERIVPWLADKERKETEHLVEMVFSSLSCCSRQETARILNHITMMGLHCGITLQIIQRACIDDDTLASCRDWLKGSVLGEHLLCLTQELCKVGPGRSDPASSRPSWTLISLVLSQHHNKEPLIGAVYMEKILEKLHATLSETKSLSDAGNMEPLVSFICDVASTFFSSVQDCLLLPSAEELLLTVFQLVAVDQTHTYLSDSLMDNMRKLCVTGVQSLVQHSESEVTEGGFLHSAALWVKSRLLTATLDIKSLQYLVVAIQSVVETITSVCDQESTILAQFFTYLMPSVTGWTKLRQALPSHWIKTPLLTSRYRGVCDTPSVDTWKFKTLNALPAHLCASALLGKVTLSNPKSGDCQPLLPNLVHTVAELLYALQWCKEVEYTPALISTYHSLLTEWGLLEGLQVLLANNELLETLYSRCVEEGGLWSLTLKNYIHANNLASTHSVRLRKLYSTVDSLLPVTPSTLSTLQVLCPTMSQKDRETLVTLATAGIINWEEDNNVYGSVAVLLCCLEADTQVEEELVQAVLATMMEWRNRKEDWFLFGSDLSKATTQQLNLTLELIRFLSWLVKHSLTVLGSSQWDFLLCAMLAWLETASENISGLWNPWVQLFACESIYLILNLSQFFASSPPDVLKKLPSELEGEWRDFFLDGIYNLMLPMPVRITEAFKEPDDPVFPLAVLQSLGVALTYVPVQQLNQNNLPAKFVADQKTNLPQPLQTLLNTFCPLLLFKARPLQVTVYHLLAKVMPQLPECDGEGDSNKSEDEGDETSLSPPAALMAMLSTCEELCDSILAGLQVGEFAVVSPHSVEYSCILGYLLAWKLLLTFFKSSPSHLRAHYAQYLKKTCSLNKLLLHLFKLMPENPIYLGQAPEPRDSKTFFTETLTLAVDRRDNIEWELPHLACSVYYSTVQDLPAMVRLWWNSQEKRVSGAVEKFTTKYVSPILSAEEISSVHGSTQMFDSMTVKARSAAREVIATYSVDDIFIELVIQLPQSYPLGSIVVESGRRVGVSVQQWRNWMLQLSTYLTHQNGSIMEGLALWKNNVDKRFEGIEDCMICFSVIHGSNYSLPKKACRTCKKKFHSACLYKWFTSSNKSTCPLCRETFF; translated from the exons AGAACTAAAGGCAACGTTCGG CCGTCAAGTAGCGGCCGGGCTGCCGAGGTACTGACCCGGGAAGGTGGGGCAATCCCCGGCTTTGTTGGTTTCGACACGACGCTCACGTCTGAGCTGAGCTACGTTCCTGCTTTGCATGGCGCAGAGGAGATTGACAATCTGGTCGATGCAGACTTCAGATTAGTGCTCAGGAAACTTTCCAAGAGAGATGTTGTCACCAGGCTTAAA GCTGTGCAGGATTTTGGATCCATGTGTCAAGAGCGGGATGCTGAAGATGTCAAAGGGGTCCTTCCGTACTGGCCTCGGATTTACTGCAAGATTTCAGTG GACCACGATCGGCGCATCAGGGAGGGCACCCAGCTAGCCTTTGAGCAGCTGGTGCTTAAAGTGCGTCGCAGTTTAGCTCCCTTTCTGAAGAGCCTGATGGGCCACTGGATTCTGTCCCAGTGCGATATGTACACTCCTGCAGCATCCGCCGCACGCCGAGCCTTCCAGGCCGCCTTCTCGGCCGCCAAACAGCCGGAAGCCCTCAGCTTTTGCAAAGATGAGATCCTTAAT GTACTTCAAGATGTTTTATTAAAAGATACTGCAGACACTCTCAGCGATCCTCA AAGTCTGACAGAGGATGAACGAGAAGCCAAATATATGCGCATGCTGACCAGCTCTCTGCTGGGGGTGAAGAGACTGCTCTCCCTGTTGCCCCAAAACGACATGGCAACCATGGAGCAGGGACTGGCTGTCCTTGTAAGCCCTGCAAAGTTCTGGAAGTACAGCAGGCACAAAGCACCGCAG GTCAGAGGGGCGTTCTTCGAGATGCTGTGCACCGTGTGCGAGCTAACGCCAGAGCTCGCTCAGGCTGAAGCGGCACGCCTATGCCCGGCTGTCCTCCTCAGCATAGATGACACAGATCCTCTGGTGCTGCCCGCCGTGTGGGAGGCCGTTCTTCATGTCACGTCCTCCATACCC GACTGTTGGACACACGTGAATGCCAAAAAGGGCTTCTTGCCGAAACTGTGGGCTCTGTTAAAAGAAGGGGGCAAAGGCATGGCGAAAGCCCTCCATCCTAATTTAATGCCATTTCTCAGCAAACTGCCACAAGAGGTCACAGATCCAGCCTTGGACTTCTACACCACCTTCTTTACCTCACTCATAGACGG TTTTTCCAGTGAGCGTGCCGCCAGTAGCTCCTCAGAGAGCGCCGTCATTGTGACTTCCACCATAGAGTGCCTGAGGTTCTGCATCCTTTGCCATGCAGCTGACGATGAGGACGCGGAGGATCATCAGCGCAAAATACGCACCATGCTTATTTCACAGCAG CTCCTGCCGCTTCTAGAAAGGTCTCTTGAGAACCCCACCCTACAGAATGGTCCCCTTTTCCTCCTGGTAACCGAAATGCTCGTTTCATGGGAAAAGAGGGCGGGCAGCGAATCCAAAGGTGTCTTTCAAGGACTTGTGGCAGACTTCTGGGAGGAGCTTGGCCTTGTGTTCACGCGCCTCGCAGACAACGAGGAAGCAGATCCACAAGCCTTAGAGGGTATATCAGCCTTGCTGCAG GTGATGCGCTACCCTGAGAGAGTAAACAGAAGGCATGCACAGAAGAAAAAGTCTGTCAAGATCTGTTTATCTGAGTCGGGAGACGCCGAGGGCGCAGAGGTGAAACAGACGGCGCTTCTGGCAGCTAGTCCGTGCGGCTCCCCGCAGACCCGCCATTTTGAGGAAGTAGTGTGCCAGCTGGTGCAACTGTGCCTGGTGCATGTGAACGAGAGATGCTCGGAGAGACATCTCGTGTTCCTCTCGCTTCTGCTGCAGTCTTTTCACACCTCCAAGATCTTCAGT ATGTTGGTGGAACTGGATGACAAGGGTGAAGGGAGCGCGAGCAATCCGGCCGCGCGTTTCCTGCTAGAGCGAATAGTGCCGTGGCTGGCCGACAAGGAGCGGAAGGAGACGGAGCACCTGGTGGAGATGGTGTTTAGCTCGCTGTCATGCTGTAGCCGACAAGAGACCGCCCGCATCCTCAACCACATTACCATG ATGGGACTACATTGTGGAATCACTCTGCAAATCATCCAACGG GCGTGCATCGACGATGACACCCTTGCCAGTTGTAGAGACTGGCTCAAAGGTTCAGTTCTGGGCGAGCATCTACTCTGCCTAACTCAGGAGCTTTGCAAGGTCGGACCCGGTCGTTCTGACCCTGCTTCCAGCCGGCCCAGCTGGACCCTCATCAGCCTGGTGCTCTCGCAGCACCACAACAAAG AACCTCTGATCGGGGCGGTATACATGGAGAAGATATTGGAGAAGCTGCACGCCACGCTTTCGGAAACCAAGAGCCTATCAGACGCAGGCAACATGGAGCCGCTCGTGTCCTTCATCTGCGATGTGGCCTCTACCTTCTTCTCGTCAGTACAAGACTGCCTGCTTTTACCATCTGCCGAGGAACTCCTGCTCACTGTCTTCCAGCTTGTTGCTGTAGACCAAACACACACTTACCTATCAG ACTCACTCATGGATAACATGAGAAAGTTGTGCGTCACTGGGGTTCAGTCGCTGGTCCAACACTCAGAGTCTGAGGTGACGGAAGGTGGCTTCCTGCACAGTGCCGCCCTCTGGGTGAAAAGCAGGCTACTCACTGCGACTCTGGATATCAAAAG TTTGCAGTATTTAGTTGTGGCGATACAAAGTGTAGTCGAGACCATCACCTCTGTCTGCGATCAAGAATCCACCATCCTGGCCCAATTCTTTACCTACTTGATGCCAAGCGTTACGGGATGGACAAAACTCAGACAGGCCCTGCCTTCTCAC TGGATCAAGACCCCCTTGCTGACTAGCCGTTACAGGGGAGTTTGCGACACCCCCTCTGTCGACACGTGGAAATTCAAAACGCTAAATGCATTGCCAGCCCATTTGTGTGCAAGTGCGCTGCTCGGAAAGGTGACTCTCTCTAACCCAAAGAGCGGTGATTGCCAGCCGCTTTTGCCAAATCTAGTGCACACAG TTGCAGAGTTGCTGTATGCGCTGCAGTGGTGCAAGGAGGTGGAGTACACCCCGGCTCTTATTTCCACCTATCACAGCCTACTCACTGAGTGGGGGCTGTTGGAGGGTCTGCAGGTCCTTTTGGCAAACAACGAGCTGCTGGAGACACTCTACTCAAG ATGTGTCGAGGAGGGCGGTCTGTGGTCTCTGACACTAAAAAACTACATCCATGCCAACAACCTGGCATCCACTCACAGTGTGCGTCTGAGGAAACTGTACAGCACTGTTGATAG TTTGTTGCCAGTGACGCCGAGCACACTGAGCACGCTCCAGGTGCTTTGTCCCACTATGAGCCAGAAAGACCGAGAGACTCTGGTCACCCTTGCCACCGCGGGAATCATCAACTGGGAAGAGGACAACA ATGTGTACGGGAGTGTGGCAGTGCTTCTGTGTTGTCTGGAAGCTGACACACAAGTGGAAGAGGAGCTAGTGCAGGCTGTTCTGGCCACCATGATGGAGTGGAGGAACCGCAAGGAAGACTGGTTCCTCTTTGGCAG TGACTTATCTAAAGCAACTACACAACAGTTAAACCTGACGTTGGAGCTGATTCGTTTTCTGTCCTGGCTGGTGAAACACAGTCTGACAGTACTCGGCAGTAGCCAGTGGGATTTCTTACTCTGCGCTATGTTGGCCTGGTTGGAG ACCGCCAGCGAGAATATAAGCGGCTTGTGGAATCCATGGGTGCAACTGTTTGCGTGCGAGAGCATCTACCTGATCCTGAACTTAAGTCAGTTCTTCGCATCATCCCCGCCTGATGTCCTTAAGAAGCTGCCATCGGAACTGGAAGGGGAATGGAGAGACTTCTTTCTGGACGGAATTTACAACCTGATGCTACCCATGCCTGTCAGAATCACAG AGGCCTTCAAAGAACCAGACGACCCTGTCTTTCCTCTGGCTGTGCTGCAGTCGCTTGGTGTGGCGCTGACCTACGTGCCCGTGCAGCAGCTGAACCAAAACAACCTGCCAGCTAAATTCGTTGCAGACCAGAAGACGAACCTCCCGCAGCCTCTTCAGACGCTCCTCAACACTTTCTGTCCTCTGCTGCTGTTCAAGGCCAGGCCTCTGCAAGTCACTGTCTACCACTTATTGGCCAA GGTCATGCCTCAGCTTCCTGAATGTGATGGCGAAGGAGACAGTAACAAGTCAGAAGATGAGGGAGATGAGACAAGCCT CTCTCCTCCGGCCGCTCTGATGGCTATGTTGTCAACCTGCGAAGAGTTGTGCGACAGCATCCTGGCAGGACTTCAAGTAGGAGAGTTTGCGGTGGTGTCGCCTCACAGTGTGGAGTACTCCTGCATCCTGGGCTACCTGCTAGCTTGGAAACTGCTTCTCACCTTTTTTAAGTCCTCGCCGTCACAC CTGCGTGCCCATTACGCCCAGTATCTCAAGAAAACCTGCTCCCTCAACAAGCTCCTCCTCCACCTCTTCAAATTGATGCCTGAGAACCCCATCTACTTGGGCCAAGCACCAGAACCGCGAGACTCCAAAACCTTCTTCACAGAGACTCTCACCCTGGCAGTTGACA GAAGGGATAATATTGAGTGGGAGCTCCCCCACCTAGCGTGCAGTGTGTACTACAGCACGGTGCAGGACTTGCCCGCCATGGTGCGACTGTGGTGGAACAGTCAGGAAAAGCGTGTGAGCGGCGCTGTGGAGAAGTTTACCACCAAGTACGTGAGCCCGATTCTTTCAGCGGAGGAGATCTCGTCTGTCCACGGCAGCACACAAATGTTTGACAGCATGACG GTAAAAGCCCGCTCTGCTGCCAGGGAGGTGATTGCCACCTACTCTGTGGACGATATTTTCATCGAGCTGGTGATTCAGCTGCCGCAGAGCTACCCTCTGGGCTCCATCGTGGTGGAAAGTGGTAGACGGGTGGGCGTCTCTGTGCAGCAGTGGAGGAACTGGATGCTGCAGCTCAGCACATACCTCACACAtcag AACGGGAGCATAATGGAGGGCCTCGCGCTGTGGAAGAACAACGTCGACAAGCGTTTCGAGGGAATCGAGGACTGTATGATCTGCTTCTCGGTAATCCACGGCTCCAACTACTCGCTGCCCAAGAAGGCTTGTCGCACTTGCAAGAAGAAGTTCCACTCGGCATGCTTG TACAAATGGTTCACATCCAGCAACAAGTCCACTTGTCCACTGTGCAGGGAGACCTTCTTTTAA